The following nucleotide sequence is from Schistocerca serialis cubense isolate TAMUIC-IGC-003099 chromosome 4, iqSchSeri2.2, whole genome shotgun sequence.
CATGTGAAGTACCTCTtaacatattttctgaaaactgcTTTGAGCAACTAGTTAGACATTTTAGCTATGCCTAATGTGAACCACAGTGTCAGGGCAGAGACAGAGATTATGATCACCATGCCTTTATAGCAACAATGGTTGAAAAGGTAAAAAATGCATCAAAAATACTAGGAGagtatttatgctggaaaaaacagaTCATcatttgttagcatcccacttagatgATTAATAGACATCATTTAGCTCCAGTATGAGACATGTagaggaatgtaacaatattatgaaaaggaaagttgctactgaccatatagtggagacgctgagtcgcagataggcacaacaagcgcgcgcgcgcgcgcgcacacacacacacacacgactgcagtctctgccAACTAAAGGCACACTGCTCTCTATGTAGCATGAGCGCTTGTCACTTGTGGTTGTGTCACAGGAGACTGTCCGAGTtagcaattaccattgtaatctgTGCAACTAGTTAGGTAAGTATTTTTGAAAAACAGTTTTTCTCTAAGTCCATTGTTTCCGCCTTGTTTGTTGGAGTACATTTGGATACATTTACTATGTTAACTTATTATAGTCTTACATGTATAAACATTTGAAATAGGCTGATCATGTCTTTCACTCAATTTTAGCAAAATTATTGATCAGAGGAAAGATGCTCGAATTCTTGGATCATAGGCAAGGAGCTTGAATTCCAGTGTGGGTGAAGGACACTAAGGATGTGGAAGATATTACTGACTAAAGTtataatgatgaagatgatgttctGGAAGAGCAGTGCCATCAGTCTGAATCCGAGCAAGAGGGAGGAGTTCCAGGCAACTGAAAATGGTCCTGAATTTTCATGTGATGAGCCATCCCAGAGAAGCAGGCAGGTTGATTTTTTCATTGTGTaggcaacaaaaaaaatggttcaaatggctctgagcactatgggacttaacttctaaggtcatcagtcccctagaacttagaactacttaaacctaacctaacctaaggacatcacacacatccatgcccgaggcaggattcgaacctgcgaccatagcggccgcgcggttccagactgtagcgcctttaaccgcttggcaaCCACGGCCGGCTTGTAGGCAACACAATCTGGTCTAAGGCACCTCCCCTGAATTTAGGAATAACTAGAACTCATGACACTGTATATGTGCCTCCTGGTCATAAAGGAACCACATGACAGAAAACTGCCATTAAAGATTGCATGTCTCGTTTTTTGGACAATCCAAATAACTAACATAAAAATAGACCATATCAAGAATAATTATTCTAGAGAGATAGAGATGCTAAACATACAGATCCAACTGAAATGGAGGGATTTATTGGGATTCTGTTGATAAATGGAGTGCTGAAAATAATTCGATCACCCACTAGGCAAATATTTGACCACATAAAACATACTGGAATTGATGCAGTTTATTTGACTATGCCTGGGCAAAGATTTAAATTTCTTATCAGAACTGTGTGATTTGGTGATATTGGTGATTGCAAACTTTGTGCAAAAATTAACAAACTGGCCCCAATACATGAAATATTTGATTTGTTGCATACAGGTTTTCAACAGTATTTTGTTCTGAGTGCTGAAATGACTTCAAATGAACAGCTTTTGGCATTCAGGAGCCACTGTCCCTTTAGGCAGTGTATTCTCAGCAAGCCCTCAAAATATGGACTGAAGGTATTTGCACTTGTGGATGCTCATTACCCATATACATTCAACTTTGAAACATACACAGGCCAATAACCAGAAGGACCATATCGCTTGGGTAATGAAAGAAGTGATGTGGTAATGTGTACATCCTGTGTTTGGCAGAAACATCAGTATAAAAATGCATACTAATTCTCTTCACTCCAGGTTGCCAAGTAGCAGTTTGAAAATAGAATGATCATGGCTGCCATTGTACAGAAGGATGAAAGAGAAGTGCCTAGGAAATTTCGCATGGCAAaaggaaatccaataaatttttcaaaatgtgtCTTCCACTCCACTTGCACATTGGTTTCTTACATGCTGAAGCCTAAGAAAAAGGTGATTTTAATGTCAGCAATGCACAATAATGCAGAAATGGTTGCCAATACAGGAACTCCACAGAAACCAGAAATAATAACGTGTAGTACTACAAACATATGAATTACGGTATGCATCTAGTTGATAAGATGAGCATGCTGTACAACGCATCCAGAAATTCAAGAAGAAGGCCTCTTACTGAATTTTATGATTTGCTGTACCTTGATGCCTTCAATTCACTCTGCATTTATACAACAAACCAAAACTAAGCTGCTGTAAGACTTCAAGATTTTCTTATTGTTCTGTCTCTGTCATGGATGAAACCTTTGGCTCACTGAAGATTAGAAAAAAAGTTGCCAAGAAGTCTGTCCTTCAAAATAAAAGACTTTCTTGGCATTCCTCTGACAGAAAGTCAGCCATTGACTTTGCGAAGGACACTGAGGAGTTCTTTGGGTTCCTACTCTGACTGCAGAAGGTCACGAAAAGGAAGGACATGAAAGTTGTGTAATGCATGTAATAAATTCATTTGACCAAATCATTCCAAGATTGTTTGCATGTCTTGTTCTGAAAACCATAATTAGATTAAACTGATAGAAATATGTGGTTTATCTTAAAATACATGTGTACTGGTGATGTTTGACACCTtacatggtttgcagagtatacaaTAGATGTAGATAGCAATACTGTACGACACACAACTCAATCAGCAGTGGCGAGAGTGAGAACTGTTTTGGTTGCTTTATGTTGTGATGTTTTCAGTACTACTGTGTAATAGCATGTAATAATTCATTTTCTCCATTTGCGTGGTGCGACACTGATTGAAATTCATCACTAGTTTAATGAGGCATGTTGTGATGGTGTCATGGATATGTCTAATGTGTGGTTGTGGCTGCAACAGTTCAAAGAAGGGTAAATGTCACGTGACAACAAACCAAGATGATCGCGGTCTCACACCAAATGGTCCGATGACATGTGCGAATGAGTGGAGAATGTTGTTTTGGAAGACTTCCAAATGAGTGTGGAACACATTGCCTCCAAAGTTGGCATTTCCATGGTATTTGCGCACACAACCCTGCAtgaagacctgaaaatgcgaaaagtgtccttCAAGAGTGTGTGTCTAATCCTGATGGGCTACCACAAGGATGCACGTGGTGCCAAGCAATGTTAATGTATGTTGATGGCCTGAATGGGACTTTTTCATTGATTGTGACtttggatgagacatggatgctgTTTTTCAATCCCGAAATGAAGCACCATTGAGATCAGTGGAAGCACATATACTCATCACACCCAAAAAGCTACAGGCTagtgccagtgctgaaaaaattatggtagcTAGCTGAGACAGCAAAGGCGACAGCAATCCTTactcattgtgttccaaagggaTTACAGTGACAGGTGCATCCTACCAAGGTATTCTGAAGGACAAGCTCCTTACAGCATTGCATGAAAAACCACTGGAAAAGACTGCATGTGTGCTCTTTCGCCAAGACAACATATCAGCCTATCAAGGGAATGCTATGCTGcagtttcttcatcacaacaactttgaaatgatatctcatgctccctactcacctgattaaTGTTGGTGACTGTTGTCTGTTTCCGACATTGAAAGACTCTTTCCGTGATCACACATTCACTAGCAGTGCTGCCATTGAACCAGCAATTTTCCACTGGTCAAGTAACACTCCCAAAGAAGCCTTTCCTGTGCCCATGGAATCGGACACTGTCATTGTAAAAAATGAATGTGGCTGCAAGGAAATTACATCGAGAAGTGACACAAGTTTCATAATTTTCGTATGATTATTTAATGAGAAAAAAGTCAGAGGAGTTACAACTTGAATGATCTGGTATTAAGCTGATTCTGCTACCAGTACATTTTGGTACTCAGCAGCATTTAGACAGATAGTGTAGCATGTGTGCTGCATTTGGCATTGCCTGAGAGTCCTGAAAAGCTGCACCCCCATTGTGCATAATGTGTCTAGCTTGTCCTCACTTAGGAGTCAACGTTGGAAAGTGAGGTGTCCATGGGTCTCTGGGCAGGAAAAAATGCCACTGTTCCCATTAGCCTAAACAACAATCACACACAAAGTGTTGTCTGTTGCTGAGTATAGGTGTATATCTGAGCCACCATTAATTGTATTGTGTGCTGGAACTGTGGCCAGTTTCTCTCAAAAGTATGGAAAAGTGTACAGGCTTCCATTTCTTGTTACTGGAAACTGTGCAGTTAGGTGAGTAATGGAGCTAGGCAGGAAATTAGCTACCATAGAGAAGGAAGTCCACTTTTCACTTGGCGTGGTGGAGTGGTCTCGTCTGAGGTCCATGGAGGCTCTGTTGGCAGCTATTGAATGCCCTGGGTACATTTGGCTAAATTTTGTTTCTTCAGATTGGCACCAATGATGACTGCCACCTAGGTTCAGAAGATGTACTCAGTTTATTTAGACAGTGGCTCCAGTTGGAGGTAACCTATCCTGTACAATGCCCCATTTTATAGTGCTACTTCACTCTCACTGCCTACCAAATAATCATACTAGGAAAACAAGAATATTTCCGAATCCTTAATGAGCAAGCAAAGTACTTTGATCAAGGAAATGAGAAGTCAATTGTTCATTTCATGCATTAAATTACCTCTTTTCCACAAAGCAGTGTTGCCTGGAGTTTGGAGCAGTTGATActaaggagccattggttacattaGGAGGTGAACTGATTTAGGTGGATTTGGAGGAATCATTAGGATTTCTGGAGCGTAAAATAGAGGGCAAAGAAAGCAGTGTTATCAGCATACTGAATGAGGTGTGTGGGAGGAGGTGGTTTGGGCATATTGGCAATGTGTAAGAGGTAAAAGAGAGAGGAAAGAATGGAACCTAAGGGCATCTAGCAGTACGGTGGAAGATATGGCAAATTGAATTGTTAACAATGACTTGGGATGGGCGACTGGAGAAGAAGGAACAATAAGGCAGACGTAGTTGACGGGAAATGCATAGGTCTGGAGTTTTAAAAGGAGTCCGGAATACCATACATGTTCATATGCTTTCTCCTGGTCAAGGATAACAAAGATGGCAGATTTGTTGAGCTGTTGGGATGGGAGATGGGAGAGGTTCAGGAGCTGATTATCATCAGAGAAGGAGCGACAGAAGCAACACTGAGTAATAGGAAGCAGATGGTGGTGGATGCATCAGGAGAGGAAGGATTAAAAGACCTTGCTAAACACTGAGGTGAGGCAGGTGGGACAGTACAAGGAGGTATGAGAGGGGTCTTTGTTAGGTTTGAGGAAATGTAGGACTTTGAGAGTTTTCCATGGGTTGGGACAGTAGCCTGTTGAGAGGATAGTGATTATCTGAACTGAAAGGGTGATGAGAATGGAGATTAGGCATTCTTTGTGATGATGATAGGTAATATGGCCGACTACAGGATGTGTCGCATTTTCTGTgaagtatttgtttttatgtcatgTGCTGTAATTCTGTGTCTGGTATGTTGTTCAACCATTGGAAGCTAAGAGCAGTGGGTAGGATAGGGTATCTGTGTGCTCGTTGGTGATAGGGAATTGGGAATAGTCAAAGTGTGGGTCGTCAGGAATGGTGAAGATGTCAGAGAGATAGAATGCAGACTTACTGGCTTTGTTCAGGTCGTCACGTAATGGATGGTTGTTGTGGAAGGATCAGGGAGTGAGGGATGGGATGGGTGCCACAAAGTCTGTGGAATACTTTATAATGCTTCGAAGAGTTAACTGGGAGTGTGTAGCACTGAGTCCAGTGCATGTCTGCTGGTGGTGTGTGGGTATATACCAGTCACAAGTCCGTTAGAATAACTTGGGGGGCtgtaggaatgaaaaaaaaaattagacaagTTACGATTAGATGATCATTTAAGATGGGAAAAACATTTTGAACTATTGAACAAAAGTCAAAGTAAGCATGATTAACAATGAAGCTGTACTATGTGCTTACTACCCAAATTTGCATTGCCTGTTATGGTATCGTCTTTAGTAATACAAGTATTGCATAACAACCATCTGAAGTTCAAAAACGAGCAATAAGAATAATGAAATGGATTACCAACAGCACACCATGTAGGAACATTTATAAATAACTTACATTTTATCTCTTCCGTGAATGTGCACACATGAACGTGTCTGTTGCCTTTGCTCACATAGGGAATTGTCAGCATTAAACAGGCAAGTTCACAGTTATGAAACTAGACATAAGAATGATTTTCGAAGAGACATATGTAGCGAGGCCCTATGTCAGAAAACTATGCGATATAAACATAAAATGATCTTCAGTGCACTGTGGGCAGAAGAAAGGAATGTAAGAAAAGAATATAGATGATGCACAAAGAATATTTCTACTGCTGCGTGTCTGTTTTGATTGTTCAGGCAGCTGGGAATCCAGAAAGCAGCTGAAGTGAGCCTGGCAAAGAGTATTAACTGTAACTGAGTGAGATGAATTACTTGTATGAGGTGGCGTTAGTGGTGGAATGTCattgttttgtgcgtgtgtgtgtgtcttgaatTCGGTGAAATGATACCTTTTTCTAGGTGAATGGTCCACTtacctgatttgatttgatttgatttgatttatttcgtgttccataggtccaactgtgttggatacacaaggacgtggaacaaGTCAATTTTTTACCAATACAATCCGATAATCTTATAgaatatacagaaatttgagtacatacttatatataaatttatacagtaaattctttgggcagcaatacagaaaaagaaaatacatattttcttagaatcattaaaacctacagaaaacagatacggagcacacacatatacagagctcaggttaaataaaattcatagtggcattatgtcaacttgtattatataatattaaaatattacaatttatttagttgaaaattcatctagactgtaaaaagctttttctagaagaaatatttttagagctttcTTAAACTCACTAttgttatgaatctttgtctttatttcgggaggaagagcattgaagagttttgctccagtgtagtggacacccttttgtgccaagctcaaatttctgagttcactgtgtatgtcattcttcctccgtgtgttatgctcatggtaattactgtttggttgaaaaatatctatatttttacaaacaaaacacatgagagaaaaaatatattggcatgtagttgtgtatattttaagattacgaaaactatttctacaagagtctcttgggcgcaatccacatataattcttaaagctcgcttctgtgcaatgaacactttccttgctaatggctggttgccccaaaaaataattccgtactcaatgagacaGTGAAAATAGCCATAATATGCCACtattgcagtgttaggttcaacacatgtagtgacaacctgtaaagcataggtagcagagctaagcctcttacagagatcaataatatgtgaagaccagttcattttcttgtcaatgtgcactccaagaaattttgttgtttctattctaactattggttgattaccacatgtcacacttatctctctctctttttctgtttttgtacagaattgaataaagctggtcttactggaatttaatgagataccattcaccttgaaccaattaaccatatctgatagtatgtgattaatgagttcctcaagattgttgtctgttctactgctcataaaaattgtggtatcatcagcaaataatgtaaatttacacggcaggcttgtacatgatggtagatcatttataaaaatcaggaataatagtggcccaagaattgagccctggggcactccacatgtaatggaacgccattcagaatctgaggaagtgtcacatactccacccgagctattcaacacaactttttgttttctgtcttggaggtacgactgtagccaattgcctgcaactccacttattcctactaattttgctttttgcaagagaatctggtgatcaacacagtcaaacgctttggataaatcacagaagacaccaagtgctagcattttttcattaagagtttctaggacttcatttgcaagtgcgtagactgcgtcttctgttgaacggcccttttgaaagccaaactggctcttgctgagaactccgttcttcatgagatgatcagtaattcttacatgtattagcttttctagaattttggagaaagctgtcagcaaagagataggtcaatagttagttagttcagctttatcaccctttttgtgcaggggcttcacaatggcatacttcagtctactgggaacaacacctttctgaagggaagcattgaaaatatgacagagaatgtcccttatccacacacaagaatatttcaataaattactagatatattatcaacctctgcagaattcgtactttttagagacatgatgattttttgaatttcttctacagtgacaggattaaggtgcatttctgaaattgtgtttgaatatacggcttgacaaagagttacagcttcatcaacattgggcttgcaaccaatctgttgagttactgataggaagtgttgaTTAAAAACCTCAGCCACcgttttggggttatctactaggataccttcatatctgatattatttatatcttctttacttgttgtatctcttcctgtttctttttttacaatgctccaaattgcttttattttattattagaattatctattttcttctcataataaagggcttttgatttctgtattagtttcttcaaaattttacagtatattctatagtgttcccatttttctacatcattacagaatcttattgcagcataagtttcccttttggttttacatcactgttttataccttttgtaatccaaggcttgcttacagaattggaagcactgtttctgacccatttcttgggaaatatttcttcaaaaagagcacagaattcatttataaaacagttaaatttagtatcaacatcatcatggctatatactaaagaccaatccatttgctgcaacttGTGGATGAAAGTTCCTTTCGCCTCTTCATTAATTACTCTTATGAATTTCCAtcgaggaaattcttttttgaacagattaacgtcataaatagtgagaatttgtccatcatgatctgaaagcccacttataacctgcctgacaatataattctgatgtctatttacatctaaaaaatgttgtctatcatagtttggcactcggatgtaattcttgttgggaagtttattactgatgtcagattgtgtaaggtcatcacaatctcaaagtctattttattcttattttctgtcaaaaagtttatattgaaatcacctaatactacaatatccttcgcttttgaaagtaaccatgacagaaggagttccattgaatgcagaaaagtttttatgtcacctgaaggagccctgtagacagccaacactattattgggtagaattttgttgttatttctgtggcacatgcctcaaattgttgttccacgcaatatttattaatatctattgctttgtatgctacactatccttaacataaattgctactccacctttatctttactttccctacagtagtatgttttcttctgtccaacagccttctatttgttgttgttgatggtggtgctgtttctgacacttcaaatgttggttctaccactactgctgtgtttccttgtgaacttggagtcttctcgtttttgttattttcgtctaaaataatacttggctgatgaggcacagtagttcttttgttgttgaaatcgatgtccactgttctttctgttaaaatttggtctttttttacatgttttgctgctgctgatgaagttgctaatgaatttttttgaagcGTTTTCGTTATGGAGTCAGGCGATGGCAATGCAATTATCGTTTTGGATTTGAATTTATTTTGATGGTTTTTTATTACCCTGGTTATCAGGCTTGTCAGATATTCTTTCCCCAAGCCATTCAGGTGAAGTCCGTGTTGCGTGTGGAATCTACGTCCAATACTGCTTATATCAACGcatttcacgtttttaaaatgtctgcagatttttgcaaactgactgttggcactttctatttccctgttaacacatgaccatcttgcaagatcatagcgatgcggaatattgacaagtattacgttagtgtgagtgaggttcctcagacactgtttaagatcaGGCGTTGCACtcgctgtttcatttttgttgacatcgtttgcgcctcccataagtacaacgaagtctttatcatgcagattttttgcctctgcggattcggtcatttttttaatttcgctaagtggggctcccggtttcactataccacacgaaaatgttttagttgtttcttttagtttactcggaagtccacgaccatggctgtctgaaaagacaaacagtttcctgttattggagttcacaatttgcgaattgttttgtattgttttactaCACACTTCGACACAGATTTTGATCGGCACATTTATATTGACCTCCTTCACAGTTGTTTGCGTCAGTAAATTTTCTTCTCTTACCTTATTCCCCAAAGTGCCTTTTTGCTTTTCCCATCGTTCATGCGAACTGTAAGTTGCATTTTCACTATCGGCGATCgaaagtacttgaaatgtgtttTCGTGCACAAAGCTTGCATAACTTTCGCAGGTTTTCCGAATTTGCACTTTGGACTTGCTGTTCTTGCACTTTACATTAGACCACTTTTCCGTAACGGACGAACTATCTCGCACAAGTTTTAGCGTGTTCAGTTCACcattttcttgttgtattttcgaaatgtccgttttcaaactgccgattatgaactgtaagctcgttatgcgttcattcagtttcttgatttcgtctttacaattttcacacgatttcttttttacggcaaaatttaagtttttctggaaggACACTTGCTTAACTTTTACTGTAGCCGCCATCTTGGTGATGCAAAACtataaataaatatcattattACTAGGTGCTACGTGCACGTAAAAATAACAGATAATATATTTACATCTGATGTGGCAGTGCTGCGTGCGACAGcacgctctctttctctctctagtaGTCAGTTCAGTATCTTAACCCAGATCTGTTGCCAACAGAACCGAACTTTTCATCAGTTAATAGGCAGTTTGGTAAAAAATAATGGTATTGAATGCCCATTCAAATACTACGCAGGTCATCACTTTTGGGCTCTGATATTTCGTAATTATAACTGCACAGCACGCCGTGAAGAATTAACACCCTCCGAAAGAGTTTCAGTCCTCACTAAAATTTTTGTAGACATCATCCGCTAGTGATCATATACTTTTACCGATAAATAAAATTGTCGAAAGGATCATTAATACCCAGTCATAACGAAAATATCTAGAGTTCCATCCTATGTAATCTCTCGCCACAAGAGCAGACTAACTTCTCTAGTTGGCCGAATAACACAGTAGCCAATGAACTTCATATTTCGATTCACGTGTGTGGTACTCTCCCTCTTTGGGCCAattccatttacaaaaaaaaaaaaaaaaataaaaaaaaaacacacacacacattaccaaaACGCAAATAAAGCAAACCAACTCCTTTTTTAATGTGTAGTCTGAAGGACTgaagaaacttttatttttctaaaatatCGAAAACAGGTTACTTTACAATCATCATTTTACCCCATGTATGTCACTCAAATCAGGGAAGCAAAAGTCTTTATTCACATGCTCCCACAAActtaattagtagtagtagtagtagtagtagtagtagtcgtagtagtagtagtagttcattTATCCAGCGACAATGTACTTTGTATAGATTTCGTCAAAGAACTtagtataacaaaaataagataagggtGAACAGTTCCCTACATAATACTACGGTTCATTGTAGCCATCACAATATTTCTGGGCAATACAACTTTGATTACTGTAAAAATATAACAGTATGAGAAGGATCATTTACATGAAATACATTGCAAGTAAATAATTGAATTAacacttttgttcagaaaaattaacattgatGCTGTGGCAAGCATTTGATTTATGGCACTACTAACATATAGTAAATGAATGTGGTTACTTGCTACAAGGTTACTGAAGATAAtcatttacactataatagcagttcgccactaagaatttaaatattgcttccttgaatgtagataatgtttttatttcttttagctgagttggaagtttgttgtacaaaatagtaccctgaatgtagtttgttttgtgtaaaagccttgtttactctttttatgtggATGTCATTGCACAGTCTTGTATTGTACAAATGAAGATCTGAGTTGGTTTTATAATTATCAACGTGTATTTTCATATTAACAACGCTTTTTTTTATACACTGGCATGGTAAGGGTAGAATATTTAGGTGTTGAAATAACTGTTTGGAAGGTGTTAGCCTTTTACTGTTTGAAGTTATtcgaacagctcgtttttgtaaaGTGAAGATGGTTTTCATGTTTGCCTTATTATGACCCTAGAGGGTTAGGCCATAGGTGATAGCAGAATGGATGTAAGCAAAGTAGACAGTTCTGCTACACTCTCTACTAGACACAGTACTAATTATGCGTAATGCAAAACAAGCATTCACAGCTTCAGTGATACATACTTCACATAATTGCCGCGTTAATTTCCTCATTTTTACAGACAACGAAACGAATGAATATACACtgggcaacagaattaaaggatcattttttctaaaccccgtaattgtctcccattgcgaggcATAAGCTCGATATTagcctcaaaggtgcctacaaagcTCCTGTGCAATGATACAAAACGGAGGCACCGCGCGACGACACCTGTGCTGTGTTTAATTCTCTTTCTTATGTGTTGTTCAAGTACCGGAAGCTGAGAGCCATGGATGGGACAGCGATATATGTGCGTTCGTGGGCAGTAGCGAATTGGGAGCAGTCAAAGCGAGGGTCgtcagggatggagaagatgtcGGAGAGATAGGGTGTCTTGTGACTGGTTTTGCTCAGGTTGTCGCGTAAGGATGGTTGATGTGAAAGATCGGGCACTGAGGTATTTCGGTGGAATGCTTCCCAGTATTTGGAAGAGTTGCTGGGAGTGTTGCATTGAGTctggtgcatgtctggcgccagtcccagtTTTTTTGGCATTGAGTAAATTTGTAATGTGTCGCCGTATTTGCCGGTGGCGTGTGAGTGTATACCGGTCAGGAGACCGCAGGAGGGAGCGATGTAAGAGATGACAGCAGAAAtactactaaaatgtagactttcacggccggaaatatcatgtccattataattatccgggctgttatgccgtggtcggttgataaattctgtgtcgattcccaacgtttcgtctccgactgcgggagacatcttcaagggggtccgtagctcgatggaaggtccaacacacccactggctcgctactgactgccgctaaattccgtgtccgcgcgctcccacgccgcggcgtgacgtcacgtgttttgaaaacgtcagtgcaattggccgctgtccgtcgccgtcgatcccatgca
It contains:
- the LOC126474632 gene encoding uncharacterized protein LOC126474632 codes for the protein MAAIVQKDEREVPRKFRMAKGNPINFSKCVFHSTCTLVSYMLKPKKKYYKHMNYGMHLVDKMSMLYNASRNSRRRPLTEFYDLLYLDAFNSLCIYTTNQN